Proteins encoded within one genomic window of Pigmentiphaga sp. H8:
- a CDS encoding ABC transporter ATP-binding protein, which produces MNAIGLRTQDLVKRFGGLRATDGVTLEIEPGELHAIIGPNGAGKTTLINLLTGELRSDEGSIVLGGEEVSGTPVQQRVGMGLLRSYQITSIFDAFTVVENVCLAALRKNGVRWAVWKPMSSYGDVMEKARGIIEQCHLSDVADTVVSNLAYGQRRQLEVAMALAADPRILLLDEPMAGMSAAEGAAAIELLRSLKGRYTILLIEHDMNAVFSLADRISVLVYGKIVATGSIEEIRNHPEVRRAYLGDDADA; this is translated from the coding sequence ATGAACGCCATCGGACTGCGTACCCAGGACCTGGTCAAGCGCTTCGGCGGCCTGCGCGCCACCGACGGCGTGACGCTGGAGATCGAACCGGGCGAACTGCACGCCATCATCGGCCCCAACGGCGCCGGCAAGACCACGCTGATCAACCTGCTGACCGGTGAACTGCGCTCGGACGAGGGCAGCATCGTGCTGGGCGGCGAAGAGGTCAGCGGTACCCCCGTGCAGCAGCGCGTGGGCATGGGCCTGCTGCGCTCCTACCAGATCACGTCCATCTTCGATGCCTTCACCGTGGTCGAGAACGTGTGCCTGGCGGCGCTCCGCAAGAATGGCGTGCGCTGGGCCGTCTGGAAACCCATGTCGTCCTACGGGGACGTCATGGAGAAGGCGCGCGGCATCATCGAGCAGTGCCATCTGTCCGACGTGGCCGACACCGTGGTGTCCAACCTGGCCTACGGCCAGCGGCGCCAGCTCGAGGTCGCCATGGCGCTGGCGGCGGATCCGCGCATCCTGCTGCTGGACGAACCCATGGCCGGCATGAGCGCGGCCGAAGGCGCCGCGGCCATCGAGCTGCTGCGTTCGCTGAAGGGCCGCTACACCATCCTGCTGATCGAACACGACATGAACGCCGTCTTCTCGCTGGCCGACCGCATCAGCGTGCTGGTCTACGGCAAGATCGTCGCGACCGGCTCGATCGAGGAAATCCGCAACCATCCCGAAGTGCGCCGCGCCTATCTGGGCGACGACGCCGACGCCTGA
- a CDS encoding branched-chain amino acid ABC transporter permease, with protein sequence MNRVKFGAWMIPVLFILLAAVPFVAQAIGEPFYVTFFARVLVYALAACALNLVLGFAGLVSFGHAMFIGLGCYAVGILSFYGISDGWLQLLAAVVVCALVGLVVGTVCLRTSGIGFIMITLAFAQMFYFLMVSMTTFGGDDGLNINEPSNFGLFELSGSTEVYWATWAVLLAVTIFLARLKKSPFGMVLQATHINPRRVNAFGYSVFRVQLAAYVMSGVLTGLAGLLLANLTAFASPSYMSWPVSGELIVMLVIGGLGTITGPIVGAIAFLVMEEFFKGLTQHWMLIMGPVIVVIALVSKNGFAWLIRRREEPAPAPSAAPAAAPKVAAVSAGESQ encoded by the coding sequence ATGAATCGCGTCAAATTCGGGGCCTGGATGATCCCGGTCCTGTTCATACTCCTGGCGGCCGTGCCATTCGTCGCGCAGGCGATAGGCGAACCGTTCTACGTGACGTTCTTCGCGCGCGTGCTGGTCTATGCGCTGGCTGCGTGCGCGCTGAACCTCGTGCTGGGCTTCGCCGGCCTGGTCAGCTTCGGCCATGCCATGTTCATCGGCCTGGGCTGCTATGCCGTGGGCATACTCAGCTTCTACGGCATCAGCGATGGCTGGCTGCAACTGCTGGCCGCCGTGGTCGTGTGCGCGCTGGTGGGCCTGGTGGTCGGCACGGTGTGCCTGCGCACCTCGGGCATCGGCTTCATCATGATCACGCTGGCCTTCGCCCAGATGTTCTACTTCCTGATGGTCAGCATGACCACCTTCGGCGGCGACGACGGGCTGAACATCAACGAGCCCAGCAACTTCGGGCTGTTCGAGCTGTCCGGCAGTACCGAGGTCTATTGGGCGACCTGGGCCGTCCTGCTGGCGGTCACGATCTTCCTGGCGCGGCTCAAGAAGTCGCCGTTCGGGATGGTGCTGCAGGCCACCCACATCAACCCGCGCCGCGTCAACGCGTTCGGCTATTCGGTCTTCCGCGTGCAACTGGCCGCCTACGTCATGTCCGGCGTGCTGACCGGCCTGGCGGGCCTCCTGCTGGCCAATCTGACGGCCTTCGCCTCGCCCAGCTACATGTCGTGGCCGGTGTCGGGCGAGCTGATCGTCATGCTGGTCATCGGCGGGCTGGGCACGATCACCGGTCCCATCGTCGGCGCGATCGCCTTCCTCGTCATGGAAGAATTCTTCAAGGGCCTGACCCAGCACTGGATGCTGATCATGGGGCCGGTCATCGTCGTGATCGCCCTGGTCAGCAAGAACGGCTTCGCGTGGCTGATCCGCCGGCGCGAGGAGCCCGCCCCGGCGCCGTCCGCGGCGCCTGCCGCGGCACCCAAGGTCGCCGCCGTTTCCGCGGGAGAGTCGCAATGA
- a CDS encoding M20 aminoacylase family protein produces MKIEVSDTHAQDMTTWRRTLHRNPELGFEEHETAAFVAERLREWGIETHTGIGGTGVVGVIQGALGPGRNLGLRADMDALPMQEQTGLPYQSVRPNRFHGCGHDGHTAILMGVARHFASHRDFRGTLNLIFQPAEETLRGGSTMIQDGLFERFPCDELYGLHNHPPLEPGRVGVRNGATLSACDLFRIRIHGVGGHAASPHRTVDPVVVGSALVQSLQTIVSRSVDPLQTAVVSVCQFHAGTAINVIADQAVLEGTVRTLDHGVQAEVLKRLKEICAGAEQAHRCRIEFEHLQTSPATINNAEQAQVVREAALAVVGPDGLEPDIPPLMASEDFAYMLQEKPGCYFFLGNGGHMCHHPKFDFNDDVLPVGMSMMIEIARRRLVA; encoded by the coding sequence ATGAAAATCGAGGTCTCGGACACCCACGCCCAGGACATGACCACATGGCGGCGCACGCTCCACCGCAACCCGGAACTCGGCTTCGAGGAACACGAGACGGCGGCCTTCGTCGCCGAACGGCTGCGCGAATGGGGCATCGAAACCCATACCGGCATCGGCGGCACCGGCGTGGTCGGCGTCATCCAGGGCGCGCTGGGCCCCGGCCGCAACCTCGGCCTGCGCGCCGACATGGATGCCCTGCCCATGCAGGAACAAACCGGCCTGCCCTACCAGTCCGTGCGGCCCAACCGCTTCCACGGCTGCGGCCACGACGGCCACACCGCCATCCTGATGGGCGTGGCGCGCCATTTCGCGTCCCACCGCGACTTCCGCGGCACGCTGAACCTGATCTTCCAGCCCGCCGAGGAAACCCTGCGCGGCGGCTCGACCATGATCCAGGACGGCCTGTTCGAACGCTTCCCCTGCGACGAACTCTATGGCCTGCACAACCACCCTCCGCTGGAACCCGGCCGAGTCGGCGTGCGCAACGGCGCCACGCTGTCGGCCTGCGATCTGTTCCGCATCCGCATCCATGGCGTCGGCGGCCATGCCGCCAGCCCGCACCGCACGGTGGATCCGGTGGTGGTCGGCAGCGCGCTGGTGCAATCGCTGCAAACCATCGTCAGCCGTTCGGTGGACCCGTTGCAGACCGCGGTGGTCAGCGTCTGCCAGTTCCATGCCGGCACCGCCATCAACGTCATCGCCGACCAGGCCGTGCTGGAAGGCACGGTGCGCACGCTGGACCACGGCGTACAGGCCGAGGTCCTCAAACGCCTGAAGGAAATCTGCGCTGGCGCCGAGCAGGCCCATCGCTGCCGCATCGAATTCGAGCACCTGCAAACCTCGCCGGCGACCATCAACAACGCCGAGCAGGCGCAGGTCGTTCGCGAGGCCGCCCTGGCGGTGGTGGGCCCGGACGGCCTGGAGCCCGACATCCCGCCGCTGATGGCTTCCGAGGATTTCGCCTACATGCTGCAGGAAAAGCCCGGCTGCTATTTCTTCCTGGGCAACGGCGGCCACATGTGCCACCACCCCAAGTTCGACTTCAACGACGACGTGCTGCCCGTGGGCATGTCGATGATGATCGAGATCGCGCGCCGCCGTCTGGTGGCCTGA
- a CDS encoding alpha/beta fold hydrolase, producing MPATETAPDEICLRAIDSFHVGGAVRTLRGLPVETRRLAQGAAPRPVDPNGDHVVGQMYVQAYRLARPRHALPVLLWHGGGMTGVNWETTPDGRPGWLWRFLRAGYDVCVSDAVERGRASWARHPELYADAPLFRTLDEAWDMFRMGPADGYRTDPAARRAHPGQQFPVDAFDQFARQWVPRWAGHEAITSAAYRALLDRVGPCIVVGHSQGGGFALLAAQERPETVRAVVALEPSGAPGAGRAGIQPHLLAWGDHVDDHPVWRRYRATVDAHAAALAERGAPVEVLDLPAGGTRGNSHFLMMDRNSDLIADRVLHWLDALDLRHP from the coding sequence ATGCCCGCAACTGAGACCGCCCCGGACGAGATCTGCCTGCGCGCGATCGACAGCTTCCACGTCGGCGGCGCCGTGCGCACGCTGCGCGGCCTGCCGGTGGAAACCCGGCGCCTGGCCCAGGGCGCGGCGCCCCGGCCGGTGGATCCCAACGGCGATCATGTCGTCGGCCAGATGTACGTGCAGGCCTACCGACTGGCGCGCCCCCGGCATGCGTTGCCCGTGCTGCTCTGGCATGGCGGCGGCATGACGGGCGTGAACTGGGAGACGACCCCCGACGGGCGCCCGGGCTGGCTGTGGCGCTTCCTGCGGGCGGGGTACGACGTCTGCGTGTCCGACGCCGTGGAGCGCGGCCGCGCGTCCTGGGCGCGCCATCCGGAGCTGTATGCCGACGCGCCGCTGTTCCGCACGCTGGACGAAGCCTGGGACATGTTCCGCATGGGGCCGGCCGATGGCTACCGCACCGACCCCGCCGCGCGCCGGGCCCATCCCGGCCAGCAGTTCCCGGTCGATGCCTTCGATCAGTTCGCGCGCCAGTGGGTGCCGCGTTGGGCCGGCCACGAAGCGATTACCAGCGCCGCCTATCGCGCGCTGCTGGACCGGGTGGGACCCTGCATCGTCGTCGGACACAGCCAGGGCGGCGGATTCGCGCTGCTGGCGGCGCAGGAGCGTCCCGAGACCGTGCGCGCCGTCGTGGCGCTGGAACCGTCGGGGGCGCCGGGCGCCGGGCGGGCGGGGATTCAGCCGCACCTGCTGGCCTGGGGCGACCATGTCGACGATCACCCCGTCTGGCGCCGCTACCGCGCCACGGTGGATGCGCATGCCGCCGCGCTGGCGGAGCGGGGCGCGCCGGTCGAGGTGCTGGACCTGCCCGCCGGCGGCACGCGCGGCAATTCCCATTTCCTGATGATGGACCG
- a CDS encoding SDR family NAD(P)-dependent oxidoreductase: MRLKDKTALVTGAAGGIGLAIAKRYSQEGANVVLVDRAEKVDTEALAAMAGPARAMRGDVTDPAQVAEMVALCEREFGGLDICVCNAGVIRAAEFLDVTLEDLDFVMNVNVRGTFLVAQAAAKAMVRGGRGGSIITLSSMTAELAMSNQLAYGASKGAVRQMTKAMALAMAPHGVRVNALGPGSIDTDIMSTITDNPKALHTVLSRIPMTRLGRPEEVAGAAVFLASEDASYVTGQTVFVDGGRLALNYTVEVPGAPRE, from the coding sequence ATGAGGTTGAAGGACAAGACGGCGCTGGTGACCGGCGCCGCGGGCGGGATCGGACTGGCGATCGCGAAGCGGTACAGCCAGGAGGGCGCCAACGTGGTGCTGGTGGATCGCGCCGAGAAAGTCGACACCGAGGCCCTGGCGGCCATGGCCGGCCCGGCGCGCGCCATGCGCGGCGACGTCACCGACCCGGCCCAGGTGGCCGAGATGGTGGCCTTGTGCGAGCGCGAGTTCGGCGGGCTGGACATCTGCGTGTGCAATGCCGGCGTGATCCGCGCCGCCGAGTTCCTGGACGTGACGCTGGAGGACCTCGACTTCGTGATGAACGTCAACGTCCGCGGCACTTTCCTCGTGGCCCAGGCCGCGGCCAAGGCCATGGTGCGGGGCGGACGCGGCGGCAGCATCATCACGCTGTCGTCGATGACGGCCGAACTGGCGATGTCCAACCAGCTGGCCTACGGCGCCAGCAAGGGCGCGGTGCGGCAGATGACCAAGGCCATGGCGCTGGCGATGGCGCCGCACGGCGTGCGCGTCAACGCGCTGGGGCCGGGCAGCATCGACACCGACATCATGTCGACCATTACCGACAATCCCAAGGCGCTGCACACGGTGCTGTCGCGCATCCCGATGACGCGGCTGGGCCGTCCGGAAGAAGTGGCCGGCGCCGCGGTGTTCCTGGCCAGCGAGGACGCCAGCTACGTGACCGGGCAGACGGTGTTCGTCGATGGCGGCCGGCTGGCGCTGAACTACACGGTGGAAGTCCCGGGCGCGCCCCGGGAGTGA
- a CDS encoding 2-hydroxymuconate tautomerase encodes MPLIQVQMMEGRTDEQRAALIEELTEATHRAIGAPRESVRVVLVEVPKTNFGIGGKTAKALGR; translated from the coding sequence ATGCCCCTCATCCAGGTGCAAATGATGGAGGGCCGCACCGACGAACAGCGTGCGGCCCTGATCGAGGAATTGACCGAAGCCACCCACCGCGCCATCGGTGCTCCGCGCGAGTCCGTGCGCGTGGTGCTGGTCGAAGTGCCCAAGACGAATTTCGGGATCGGCGGCAAGACCGCCAAAGCGCTGGGGCGCTGA
- a CDS encoding LysR family transcriptional regulator has protein sequence MRTNCDLPDLQAFCALVRCGGFNKTADMLALSPSALSRRISKLEEALGGRLVERTTRTMVLTPLGQTLHERLAPLLDSLDDCLAGTARMARGEGGQLTVACITTVAYSLFPAALSRLRQRHPDVRVDLRDDTGARVRDAVLRREAEFGITVMWEDEPELTSQLLRDDPYVLACAPGHPMAVRGQAAWADLAGQRVLALRRSSANRQQIDAALAVAGVPAPWFDEVEHLSSMIGFLEHGGWMAVLPRLALAATTRVATIPLTGPTIARRICLVRRRDATLSRPARALWDELARSIAGAPAEDPAG, from the coding sequence ATGCGCACCAATTGCGATCTTCCCGATCTCCAGGCCTTCTGCGCCCTCGTGCGCTGCGGCGGCTTCAACAAGACCGCCGACATGCTCGCGCTCTCGCCCTCCGCGCTGAGCCGGCGCATCAGCAAGCTGGAGGAAGCCCTGGGCGGGCGCCTGGTCGAACGCACCACGCGCACCATGGTGCTGACGCCGCTGGGCCAGACCCTGCACGAACGCCTGGCGCCGCTGCTGGACAGCCTGGACGACTGCCTGGCGGGCACGGCGCGCATGGCGCGCGGCGAAGGCGGCCAGTTGACCGTGGCCTGCATCACGACCGTGGCGTATTCCTTGTTCCCCGCCGCCCTGTCGCGCCTGCGGCAGCGCCATCCGGACGTGCGGGTGGACCTGCGCGACGATACCGGCGCACGGGTGCGTGATGCGGTGCTGCGGCGCGAGGCCGAGTTCGGCATAACCGTCATGTGGGAAGACGAGCCCGAGCTGACCAGCCAGTTGCTGCGCGACGACCCCTATGTGCTGGCCTGCGCGCCCGGCCATCCCATGGCGGTTCGCGGCCAGGCCGCCTGGGCCGACCTGGCGGGGCAGCGGGTACTGGCCCTGCGCCGCAGCAGCGCCAATCGCCAGCAGATCGATGCCGCGCTGGCCGTGGCGGGCGTGCCCGCTCCCTGGTTCGACGAAGTGGAGCACCTGTCGTCCATGATCGGTTTCCTGGAACACGGCGGCTGGATGGCGGTGCTGCCCCGTCTGGCGCTGGCGGCGACGACGCGGGTCGCGACCATCCCCCTGACCGGACCGACCATCGCGCGGCGCATCTGCCTGGTGCGGCGGCGCGACGCCACGCTCAGCCGGCCCGCGCGCGCCCTGTGGGACGAACTGGCGCGCAGCATCGCCGGCGCGCCGGCCGAAGATCCTGCCGGCTGA
- a CDS encoding branched-chain amino acid ABC transporter permease, translating into MNSSLFLSQLLNGVQLGVLLFLLSSGLTLIFGIMNFINLAHGSLYMVGAFIGAASYNASGSFIFAIAAAIIAAGLVGLLLEHLVAKPLYRHDHLYQVLATFGLMMFFNELAIVIFGNRPYYAAIPSALNGAVTLFGSQYPVYRILIIAVGVLVALGAWYLIQKTRFGMLIRAGASNSSMVSVLGVNIDLLKKLLFMLGAGLAGLAGALAGPILSVQSGMGEPVLILALVVIVVGGIGSIRGALVAAMIIAVIDTLGRAYIPHLLGSFMQPASANAVGPAMASMLIYVLMALVLAFRPNGILNKK; encoded by the coding sequence ATGAATAGTTCGCTGTTTTTGTCGCAGTTGCTCAATGGTGTGCAGCTCGGCGTCCTGTTGTTCCTGCTGTCGTCAGGGTTGACCCTGATCTTCGGCATCATGAATTTCATCAACCTCGCGCACGGTTCGCTGTACATGGTCGGCGCGTTCATCGGGGCGGCCAGTTACAACGCGAGCGGGTCCTTCATCTTCGCCATTGCCGCCGCCATCATCGCCGCCGGGCTGGTGGGGCTGCTGCTGGAGCATCTGGTCGCCAAGCCGCTGTACCGGCACGACCACCTGTACCAGGTGCTCGCGACCTTCGGCCTGATGATGTTCTTCAATGAACTGGCGATCGTCATCTTCGGCAATCGTCCCTACTACGCGGCCATCCCGTCGGCGCTGAACGGCGCGGTGACGCTGTTCGGGTCGCAATATCCCGTCTATCGGATCCTGATCATCGCGGTCGGCGTGCTGGTGGCGCTGGGAGCCTGGTACCTGATCCAGAAGACGCGATTCGGCATGCTGATACGCGCCGGCGCCAGCAACTCGTCCATGGTCAGCGTGCTGGGCGTGAACATCGACCTGCTCAAGAAGCTGCTGTTCATGCTCGGGGCGGGGCTGGCCGGCCTGGCGGGCGCGCTGGCGGGTCCCATCCTGTCGGTGCAGTCCGGCATGGGCGAACCGGTCCTGATCCTGGCGCTGGTGGTCATCGTGGTGGGCGGCATCGGCTCCATCCGGGGCGCCCTGGTGGCGGCGATGATCATCGCCGTGATCGACACGCTGGGACGCGCCTACATCCCGCACCTGCTCGGCTCGTTCATGCAGCCGGCCTCGGCCAACGCCGTGGGTCCGGCCATGGCCTCCATGCTGATCTACGTGTTGATGGCGCTGGTGCTGGCGTTCCGGCCCAACGGCATTTTGAATAAGAAGTAG
- a CDS encoding MarR family winged helix-turn-helix transcriptional regulator gives MTKKLETYFTYKLDLIKSEAVRQVNELYRKELGLVVRDLRVLRQIGDAPGISVSALQAATFIEKTVLSKVVSRLIALGLAERRISTRDARAFELTLTARGRRVREQADRIGGGHEREVMFGDFSEQELRQLDGLLDKLMQSLRAARDGGAGEAA, from the coding sequence GTGACCAAGAAACTCGAGACCTATTTCACCTACAAGCTCGACCTCATCAAGAGCGAGGCGGTGCGGCAGGTCAACGAGCTGTATCGCAAGGAACTCGGGCTGGTGGTGCGCGACCTGCGGGTGCTGCGCCAGATCGGCGATGCGCCGGGCATCAGCGTGTCGGCCCTGCAGGCCGCCACCTTCATCGAAAAGACCGTGCTGTCCAAGGTCGTGTCGCGGTTGATCGCACTCGGTCTGGCCGAACGCCGCATCAGCACGCGCGATGCGCGGGCGTTCGAGCTGACCCTGACCGCCCGCGGCCGCCGCGTGCGCGAGCAGGCCGATCGCATCGGCGGCGGGCACGAGCGCGAGGTGATGTTCGGCGATTTCAGCGAGCAGGAGCTGCGCCAGCTCGATGGGCTGCTGGACAAGCTCATGCAGTCGCTGCGGGCCGCGCGCGACGGTGGGGCCGGGGAAGCGGCCTGA
- a CDS encoding ABC transporter substrate-binding protein, producing the protein MKKQTAALIAAALMAAGAAHAEVKVGFSGVLSGPMAALGQDQYDGFMLAVEQLGGQLGGQPVTVLREDDQLKPDVGAQIVQKFIERDKVDAIVGLGFSNVLMAETRRIKDSGVVALSTNAGPAPIAGKGCMANLFVMGWQNDGMSEAMGKYAKEQGYKNVYLMTSNYQAGKDKLAGFKRFYGGTIQNEVYTPLGQLDYAAEIAAVQSAKPDALFVFYPGGVGVNFVRQLNQAGLMGKLPFLSESLIDSNSLAALKQQAIGSVYGTPWAPVLDNPQNKKFVSGYEAKYKRPPTEYAVAAYDAAYLLDAAITKLGGKVSNKKAFAAAVKEAGSKFPTARGKFAFNTNNMPIQHYYAYEIVKNGDGVGYKQLSQVLTDHKDAYAAECKM; encoded by the coding sequence ATGAAGAAACAAACCGCCGCCCTGATCGCGGCGGCCCTGATGGCCGCTGGCGCGGCGCATGCCGAGGTCAAGGTCGGTTTTTCGGGGGTGCTGTCGGGCCCCATGGCCGCGCTGGGCCAGGACCAGTACGACGGCTTCATGCTGGCCGTCGAGCAACTGGGCGGCCAGCTGGGCGGCCAGCCCGTGACCGTGCTGCGCGAGGATGACCAGCTCAAGCCCGACGTGGGCGCGCAGATCGTCCAGAAGTTCATCGAGCGCGACAAGGTCGACGCCATCGTCGGACTGGGCTTCTCGAACGTGCTGATGGCCGAGACCCGCCGCATCAAGGACTCGGGCGTCGTCGCGCTGTCGACCAACGCGGGTCCGGCCCCGATCGCCGGCAAGGGCTGCATGGCCAACCTGTTCGTGATGGGCTGGCAGAACGACGGCATGTCCGAAGCCATGGGCAAGTACGCCAAGGAACAGGGCTACAAGAACGTCTACCTGATGACGTCGAACTACCAGGCCGGCAAGGACAAGCTGGCCGGCTTCAAGCGTTTCTACGGCGGCACGATCCAGAACGAGGTCTACACCCCGCTGGGCCAGCTCGACTACGCGGCCGAGATCGCCGCCGTCCAGAGCGCCAAGCCCGATGCGCTGTTCGTGTTCTATCCCGGCGGCGTGGGCGTGAACTTCGTGCGCCAGCTGAACCAGGCCGGCCTGATGGGCAAGCTGCCGTTCCTGTCCGAGAGCCTGATCGATTCGAACTCGCTGGCCGCGCTCAAGCAGCAGGCGATCGGGTCGGTCTACGGTACGCCGTGGGCCCCGGTGCTCGACAACCCGCAGAACAAGAAATTCGTGTCGGGCTACGAGGCCAAGTACAAGCGTCCTCCCACCGAGTACGCGGTGGCCGCCTATGACGCCGCCTACCTGCTGGACGCGGCGATCACCAAGCTGGGCGGCAAGGTGTCGAACAAGAAGGCCTTCGCGGCCGCCGTCAAGGAAGCCGGCTCCAAGTTCCCCACGGCCCGCGGCAAGTTTGCCTTCAACACCAACAACATGCCCATCCAGCACTACTACGCCTACGAGATCGTCAAGAACGGCGACGGCGTGGGCTACAAGCAGCTGTCGCAGGTCCTGACGGACCATAAGGACGCGTACGCTGCTGAATGCAAAATGTAG
- a CDS encoding tripartite tricarboxylate transporter substrate binding protein, whose amino-acid sequence MHAPRYLAAPLLGLLMLAAAPAQAQTAYPARPIHLIVNGAPGSLPDLFARPIAEKMRTSLGQAVVIDNRPGAGGLLAMTNLKNSAADGYTLAVVTNAHAVWNQYLFSKLPYDPQADLQAVSPIAVIPMVLTASPALPAGSLKELVSLAKAKPGVLNYASSSTGSPPHVLFEMFKLQTGADVLHVPFKSGPDALNSTIGDRTQLYLAGSALIEPQVKDGRLKALAVNTRERLPSLPGVPTFAEQGYSGLEDTVWLGIVAQAGVPADIVRKLNREIAKAVQAEDMKKLYDAHGSVVYTASPEEFAARIKADHALWGPVIRKANISLD is encoded by the coding sequence ATGCACGCACCCCGCTACCTTGCCGCCCCCCTTCTGGGGCTGCTCATGCTTGCCGCCGCGCCGGCCCAGGCCCAGACCGCCTATCCCGCGCGCCCCATCCACCTGATCGTCAACGGCGCGCCGGGCAGCCTGCCCGACCTGTTCGCCCGCCCCATCGCCGAGAAGATGCGGACGTCCCTGGGCCAGGCCGTGGTCATCGACAACCGCCCCGGCGCGGGCGGCCTGCTTGCCATGACCAACCTGAAGAACAGCGCCGCCGACGGCTACACGCTGGCGGTGGTCACCAACGCGCACGCCGTCTGGAACCAGTACCTGTTCAGCAAGCTGCCCTACGACCCGCAGGCCGACCTCCAGGCCGTCAGCCCTATCGCCGTGATCCCCATGGTGCTGACCGCCAGCCCCGCCCTGCCCGCGGGATCGCTCAAGGAACTGGTCTCACTGGCCAAGGCCAAGCCCGGCGTGCTGAACTACGCGTCCTCCAGCACCGGCTCGCCGCCCCACGTGCTGTTCGAGATGTTCAAGCTGCAAACCGGCGCCGACGTCCTGCACGTGCCGTTCAAGTCCGGCCCCGATGCGCTCAACTCCACGATCGGCGACCGCACCCAGCTCTACCTGGCCGGCTCCGCCCTGATCGAGCCGCAGGTCAAGGACGGCCGGCTCAAGGCCCTGGCCGTGAACACCCGGGAACGCCTGCCCAGCTTGCCTGGCGTCCCCACCTTCGCCGAGCAGGGCTATTCGGGCCTGGAAGACACCGTGTGGCTGGGGATCGTGGCCCAGGCCGGCGTGCCGGCCGACATCGTCCGCAAGCTCAACCGCGAGATCGCCAAGGCGGTCCAGGCCGAGGACATGAAAAAGCTCTATGACGCGCACGGTTCGGTGGTCTACACCGCGAGTCCGGAGGAATTCGCCGCGCGCATCAAGGCCGATCACGCGTTGTGGGGGCCGGTGATCAGGAAGGCGAACATTTCGCTCGACTGA
- a CDS encoding ABC transporter ATP-binding protein — translation MLSIQGLAAKYGSCQALFDIDMEVKRGEVVGLIGRNGMGRTTVINCLFGLLKPAAGSITFDGQTLNGMAPYRVGRLGLSLVPEGRQIFPTLTVEENLIATSKRTDASAWTLDKIYELFPRLKERRANLGTQLSGGEQQMLAIGRALMTNPRLLVLDEATEGLAPIVRAEIWSVLARLKQEGLTMIVVDKNTKALLRLSDRNFILDKGVTVWRGTSPELSERPELIAQYVGV, via the coding sequence ATGCTTTCCATACAAGGACTGGCGGCCAAGTACGGTTCCTGCCAGGCGCTGTTCGACATCGACATGGAGGTCAAGCGCGGCGAGGTCGTGGGCCTGATCGGCCGCAACGGCATGGGGCGCACGACGGTGATCAACTGCCTGTTCGGCCTGCTCAAGCCGGCGGCCGGCAGCATCACCTTCGACGGGCAGACGCTGAACGGCATGGCGCCGTACCGCGTGGGCCGGCTGGGGCTGTCGCTGGTGCCCGAAGGGCGCCAGATCTTCCCCACGCTGACCGTGGAGGAAAACCTGATCGCCACGTCCAAGCGCACCGACGCCTCGGCATGGACGCTGGACAAGATCTACGAGTTGTTTCCCCGCCTGAAGGAGCGGCGCGCCAACCTCGGCACGCAGCTGTCGGGCGGCGAGCAGCAGATGCTGGCCATCGGCCGCGCGCTGATGACCAACCCCCGCCTGCTGGTGCTGGACGAGGCCACCGAGGGCCTGGCCCCCATCGTGCGCGCCGAGATCTGGAGCGTGCTGGCCCGGCTCAAGCAGGAAGGCCTGACCATGATCGTGGTGGACAAGAACACCAAGGCCTTGCTGCGCTTGTCCGACCGCAACTTCATCCTGGACAAGGGCGTGACGGTCTGGCGCGGCACGTCGCCGGAGTTGTCGGAACGCCCCGAACTGATCGCCCAGTATGTAGGCGTCTAG